In the Alkaliphilus oremlandii OhILAs genome, one interval contains:
- a CDS encoding TrmH family RNA methyltransferase translates to MEKNMITSETNSIIKYVKSLQLKKNRMKHMQFTVEGLRIVEECVKHNGDIAYIIYSEEIYSTQGAEKLLDKIALAGYTLYEVSSQLFSKISTTENPQGIMAVVHMKNRSLEEIKSQKGKELFFVILDRIQDPGNMGTIIRTAESANADAVIITKGSVDPYNSKTLRATMGAIFHMPIIQCDDDRWLDDLKENEVKLIAADLDTDKTYIDIDYNTSIGIIIGNEANGISEALLSKVDQRVIIPILGKIESLNASVAASILIYKAAEEKYFKHPNSVRKF, encoded by the coding sequence ATGGAAAAAAATATGATTACGAGTGAGACCAATAGCATCATCAAATATGTTAAATCACTTCAACTTAAAAAAAATAGAATGAAGCATATGCAGTTTACAGTGGAAGGGCTGCGGATTGTAGAGGAATGTGTCAAGCATAACGGGGACATTGCTTATATTATCTACAGTGAAGAGATCTATAGTACCCAAGGCGCTGAAAAATTATTAGATAAAATCGCTTTGGCTGGATATACTCTTTATGAGGTGAGTAGCCAACTATTCAGCAAGATTTCTACCACAGAAAATCCACAGGGAATCATGGCTGTGGTCCATATGAAAAATAGAAGCTTAGAGGAAATAAAGTCCCAAAAGGGCAAAGAACTCTTCTTTGTTATTTTAGATCGAATACAAGACCCGGGTAATATGGGAACGATTATTCGGACTGCGGAAAGTGCTAATGCAGATGCAGTCATAATCACAAAAGGCAGTGTGGACCCTTATAATAGCAAAACTCTCCGAGCTACCATGGGGGCTATATTCCACATGCCAATTATCCAATGTGATGATGATCGATGGTTGGACGATTTAAAAGAAAATGAAGTAAAACTCATAGCAGCAGATTTAGACACAGACAAAACCTATATTGATATCGACTATAATACCAGTATTGGTATCATTATCGGCAATGAGGCAAATGGTATCAGTGAGGCATTATTATCGAAGGTAGATCAGCGTGTAATTATTCCAATTTTAGGAAAAATCGAATCGCTGAATGCTTCTGTAGCTGCTAGTATTTTAATCTATAAGGCTGCTGAAGAAAAATATTTCAAGCATCCAAATTCCGTTAGAAAATTCTAA
- a CDS encoding potassium channel family protein, with protein MKQYVVIGCGRFGSSVAETLYKMGHDVLAVDGNEEIIQHISDKVTHAVQADATDEEILKTLGIRNFDVAIVTIGSNLQSSILTTSIVKELGVRYVVAKANTEIHAKLLYKVGADRVVFPERDMGMRVAHNLVSTNVLDYIELAPDYSVMEIAVVDEWIGKTLLDLNIRSKYGINVMAIKRKHEINVSPIAMDRLEKDDVLVVIGNNKALKKLEK; from the coding sequence ATGAAACAATATGTTGTAATCGGGTGTGGGCGTTTTGGAAGTAGCGTAGCTGAAACTTTATACAAAATGGGACATGATGTACTAGCTGTGGATGGTAATGAAGAAATCATTCAACATATATCGGATAAAGTTACTCATGCTGTGCAGGCGGATGCTACAGATGAGGAAATTTTAAAAACTTTGGGTATCCGTAATTTTGATGTTGCCATTGTTACCATCGGCTCTAATCTTCAATCTTCCATATTGACAACATCTATTGTAAAAGAATTAGGTGTTAGATATGTTGTGGCTAAAGCAAATACTGAAATACATGCAAAACTATTATATAAGGTAGGTGCGGATCGTGTCGTTTTTCCGGAACGAGATATGGGAATGCGTGTTGCTCATAATCTTGTATCCACCAATGTACTGGACTATATAGAATTAGCACCGGATTATAGTGTGATGGAAATCGCTGTTGTTGATGAATGGATCGGAAAAACCTTACTAGATCTGAATATCAGATCAAAATACGGCATCAACGTAATGGCCATAAAGCGCAAGCATGAAATTAATGTATCACCGATTGCCATGGATCGACTTGAGAAAGATGATGTTCTTGTAGTAATCGGTAATAATAAAGCTTTAAAAAAGCTTGAAAAATAA
- a CDS encoding TrkH family potassium uptake protein, protein MEGNKKYVKLNPTQVLVIGFAALILMGGLLLNLPIASESGESVGFINAVFTATSAVCVTGLSVVDTGTYWTTFGKIVIITLIQIGGLGFMSVATMFAVILGKKISLKERLIIQEALNQYSLSGLVRFTKYVLIVTFTVEGIGALFLSFRFIPQFGWMKGIAYSIFHAISAFCNAGFDLIGNGRNLMPYVSDPLVSLTVAFLIIIGGIGFSVIADVITNKKLKRVSLHTKMVLLITAILLLVGTVGFALIEWKNVNTLGSLSPSSRWMASFFQSVTVRTAGFNTIDLVSMKDASHLLSIILMFIGGSPAGTAGGIKTTTLGVILFTVICVIRGKEETEIFKRRISWELVNRALTIAIIGVTLIVSVTMILTITDSEFSFIALLYETVSAFATVGLTLNITPQLSIIGKILMISMMFAGRVGILTIAFALARRQHSNKGNIKYPEGKILVG, encoded by the coding sequence ATGGAAGGTAATAAAAAATATGTAAAATTAAATCCAACACAAGTATTGGTCATTGGATTTGCAGCGTTGATTTTAATGGGTGGTTTACTATTAAATTTACCAATTGCATCTGAAAGTGGGGAAAGCGTTGGTTTTATTAATGCTGTTTTTACTGCGACATCGGCAGTATGTGTAACCGGTTTATCTGTAGTAGACACAGGTACGTACTGGACAACCTTTGGCAAGATTGTCATTATCACATTGATTCAGATTGGTGGGTTGGGCTTTATGTCTGTGGCCACGATGTTCGCTGTGATATTGGGAAAAAAAATATCGTTAAAAGAGAGATTAATTATCCAAGAAGCGTTGAATCAATACAGTCTATCAGGACTTGTACGATTTACCAAATATGTTTTAATCGTTACATTTACAGTGGAAGGAATCGGTGCTCTATTTCTTTCATTTAGGTTTATTCCTCAATTTGGTTGGATGAAGGGCATCGCATATTCTATATTTCATGCAATTTCAGCTTTTTGTAATGCAGGTTTCGATCTCATAGGAAATGGCAGAAACTTAATGCCCTACGTTTCGGATCCTTTAGTATCTTTAACTGTTGCATTCTTAATTATTATCGGCGGAATTGGTTTTTCTGTTATTGCCGATGTAATTACAAATAAAAAATTGAAAAGAGTATCCCTTCATACAAAAATGGTTTTACTGATTACAGCAATTTTACTTTTAGTGGGTACTGTTGGATTTGCTTTAATAGAATGGAAAAATGTCAATACATTGGGTAGTTTAAGCCCTAGTAGCAGATGGATGGCAAGTTTCTTTCAATCTGTAACAGTTAGAACTGCGGGTTTTAATACTATAGACTTAGTATCTATGAAGGATGCATCCCATTTATTGTCTATTATACTAATGTTCATTGGTGGATCACCAGCAGGTACGGCAGGTGGGATCAAAACAACTACTTTAGGAGTCATTCTTTTTACTGTGATTTGTGTGATTAGAGGGAAAGAAGAAACCGAGATCTTTAAAAGAAGAATATCCTGGGAACTAGTGAATCGGGCATTAACTATTGCAATCATTGGTGTAACGCTGATTGTATCTGTAACGATGATACTGACCATTACAGACAGTGAATTCAGTTTTATCGCACTCCTTTACGAAACGGTATCAGCTTTTGCCACTGTTGGACTTACGTTAAACATTACACCACAATTGAGTATTATCGGTAAAATACTGATGATATCCATGATGTTTGCAGGACGGGTAGGCATATTAACCATTGCTTTTGCTTTGGCTAGAAGGCAACACTCAAATAAAGGGAATATCAAATATCCAGAAGGAAAAATTTTAGTAGGATAG
- the rplT gene encoding 50S ribosomal protein L20, whose product MARVKTGKTAHKRHKKVLKLAKGFRGARSKLFRPANQFVMKSLKYAYIGRKLRKRDFRKLWITRINAATRANGLSYSKFMNGLKLAGIDMNRKVLSEMAIYDKEGFAQLVETAKQKLNA is encoded by the coding sequence ATGGCTAGAGTAAAAACTGGTAAAACAGCACATAAAAGACATAAAAAAGTTTTAAAATTGGCAAAAGGTTTTAGAGGAGCTAGAAGTAAACTGTTTAGACCTGCAAACCAATTCGTAATGAAATCATTAAAATATGCTTATATTGGAAGAAAATTAAGAAAAAGAGATTTTAGAAAGCTTTGGATAACAAGAATTAATGCGGCTACTAGAGCAAATGGTCTTTCTTATTCAAAATTCATGAATGGATTAAAATTAGCTGGTATCGATATGAACAGAAAAGTTCTTTCAGAAATGGCTATTTATGATAAAGAAGGTTTCGCACAATTAGTCGAAACAGCAAAACAAAAATTAAATGCATAG
- the rpmI gene encoding 50S ribosomal protein L35, with protein sequence MPKMKTHRGAAKRFKKTGTGKIKRSKAYTSHILTKKSPKRKRKLRKAGIVFKGDQRRIAQLLPY encoded by the coding sequence AAAATGAAAACTCACAGAGGTGCAGCAAAAAGATTTAAGAAAACTGGTACAGGTAAAATCAAAAGAAGTAAGGCTTATACTAGCCATATTTTAACTAAAAAGTCACCGAAGAGAAAAAGAAAGCTTAGAAAAGCTGGTATTGTATTTAAAGGTGATCAAAGAAGAATTGCACAATTATTACCATATTAG